One Cytophagia bacterium CHB2 genomic window, CGAAGTACGGTTGCGGCGAAGGCCTGTGCGGCGCTTGCACAGTTATGCTCGACAAAGAAGCAATCCGTTCATGCCAATTGAGAATGCAAGACGTAGCAGGAAAAGAAGTCACGACTATCGAAGGGCTGGCGCAAAACGATAAACTGCATCCGCTGCAGCAAGCGTTTATGGAACACGACGCGCTGCAATGCGGTTACTGCACCTCGGGAATGATCCTCAACGCTTATGGCTTATTGTTGAAAAATCCGAGGCCCAGCGCCGCTGAAATCATCGCGGGAATGGATGACAATCTTTGCCGCTGCGGCGCGCATCAGCGCATCGTGCAAGCCGTTCAAAGCGCTGCGAAAGGAGGGCTGAACAAATGAAGCAAAACGAATATCAAGATCTCGCGTTTGAGGAAGTCGTCTCGCAATATTCTCTCAGCCGCCGTGACTTTCTCAAACGCCTGGGCGGCGGCATCTTTGTGCTGTGGGCCGCGCCCACGAATTTTGTTTCCTCGCTTGAAGCGCAGGAACGCATGTACCCGGCGGATTTCAATGCCTATCTGCGCATCGGCGAAGATGGCCGCGTGACCTGCTTCACCGGCAAGATCGAGATGGGACAGGGCATCGTCACCTCGCTGGCCCAGGAACTTGCGGAAGAGCTTGAGGTTTCGCTGGAGGTCATTGATATGGTGATGGGCGATACCGACTTGTGCCCGTACGATCGCGGCACGTGGGGTTCCATGTCCACACGCTTCTTCGGACCCGCGCTGCGCGCCGCAGGCGCGGAGGCGAAAATGGTGCTCATGGAACTTGCTGCCGAACAGCTCAAAATTTCCAAAGATCGTTTAGCCGTGAAAGACGGGGTCATTTGGGAAGCGGCCAAGCCGAACAATCGTGTCACCTACGCGCAGTTGTCCAAAGGCCAGAAGATCGCGCGCACGTTGACGGAAAAAGCCATACTCAAAAGT contains:
- a CDS encoding (2Fe-2S)-binding protein, whose product is MEETIQFKLNGKPTRLRVDANRTLLWVLRTDLGLTGTKYGCGEGLCGACTVMLDKEAIRSCQLRMQDVAGKEVTTIEGLAQNDKLHPLQQAFMEHDALQCGYCTSGMILNAYGLLLKNPRPSAAEIIAGMDDNLCRCGAHQRIVQAVQSAAKGGLNK